The genome window TTTACAGTTCACCTCTCTTAGTAATGAGATCTGTAACAATGCAATGGTACCAGGGAAGAATAGCTTGGTGGCTgtagaaacaaatacagaaggAAGGCAGTTTGCCTGTACAAGCCAAGTGCATGGCCCTGATGGGTTCATTCGGTTTCACCGGAGGAGTTTGGTGAGGAACACTTAGACACAGGTTAGGGATGCTTCCTCTACCAACATTTCTCTTTAACTGGTACACAGAGGTGAGATAACAGTAGCTTATCTTTTCATATTGCAGGCTTGGAAACCAGAGCTTCGAGCACAGACTGGATCCCAAAGCAAGAAACTTTAAAGGAAGCAGAGCCACAGGCATGGACACAAGAAGTGTCCCGGGGAAAGGTCCCACTCTTTACTAAGGGTGGTGATACTCTTGAGGACTGGGAAGAAAAGCTGCCAAAAGACACTGTATTGCTGCAACTCCAGAGTGCTCCTGAAGAGCAAGGATGCACCACCATCTCACATCTCACTGGTGTGTCCAAGGAAGAGAGAGTTTCTAAAGATAATGAATCTGGGAACAGTGCCAGCTTTGGCCTTGGTCAGCACAGCCAGACAGCAAATAGGCTCAGTACCGATGGTGAATATGGGAACGACCACAAACAAGGCTTCCATGGAAAATGCCATGCAGTGAAACCTCACAACCCTGCTGGCAGTAGTTTGGGGCTCCGTGAAGACAAACCCTATAAATGTGACAGCTGTGAGAAGAGCTTCAGACAGCGCTCAGACCTTGTTAAACACCAGCGGGCCCACACAGGTGAGAAGCCCTATCAATGCCAAGCATGTGGGAAAAGCTTCAGCCAGAGTGCTGCCCTTGTTAAACACCAGCGGACCCACACAGGTGAGAAGCCGTACGCATGCCCAGAATGTGGGGAATGCTTCAGGCAGAGCTCACATCTCAGTAGGCATCAGAGAACCCATGCCAGTGAGAAGTACTACAAATGTGAGGAATGTGGGGAGATCTTTCATATTTCCAGCCTTCCTAGACATCAGAGACTACACAAAGGGGAGAGGCCGTATAAGTGTGAGGCCTGCCAGAAGAGCTTCAAACAGCGCTCAGACCTCTTTAAGCACCAGAGAATCCACACGGGAGAGAAGCcctatgtgtgttttgtctgtgggAAAAGCTTCAGTCAGAGTGCAACCCTCATTAAACACCAGAGAACTCACACGGGAGAAAAACCTTATAAATGTCTTCAGTGTGGTGAAAGATTTAGACAGAGTACACACCTTGTCCGACACCAAAGAATCCACCGAACTATAGTCTCCTAGTTTTCATATATCTCTGCGTGACTCATGTGGTGGGTTTGCTACTGCTGCTATTTTTGAGAaaaaggtctcactgtgcagccttggctgacctgaggtagctatgtagaccaggctggcctcaaacttggaggtCAACCTGCCTccccatctgcctcctgagtgatgcaattaaaggtgtacaccactatgcccagcatgACTTGCGTTTTGATTGTTCAGTTGTTTCTTTATCCAGAAACTACATTCTTTGTCATTTGGAACATTTCAGTCACTCATAGATTTCCTTAAGCCTCTCACATAAGACAGATAAGGTCTGATTTGAaccgttttgtttgttttttgagacagtctcatgtagctctggctgtcctatgTAGAcctgtctggcctagaactcacagagatcctcctagctcttccttccaagtgctaggattaaaggcatgttccaccatacctggcttgatTTAAACCTTAATACGTGCTCTTATAAAGAATTTCATGGGGTACTGGAGAGATGTTAAGATGTTAAGAGATGTTCtgctggaggtcctgagttcaattcccagctaccacatggtggctcacaactgtctgtaatgagatctggcgccctcttctggcctgcatgaatccttgcaggcagaacactgtatacataataaataaatcttaacaaaaaataatttcatgggctgggtggtggtggcgcacacatttaattccagcactggaggatAGTGGCggggagaagcaggtggatctctgtgagtgtgaggccagcctgatctataaagggaaggacttccaggacagccaaggctacacagagaaaccctgtcgcaaaaacaattttttttttcattgtggcacatgctttcaatcccagcactccagaggcagaggcaggcagatctcctgggtttgaggccagcctggtctacaaagggagttctaggatagccagggctacatagagaaaccctgttttgaaaagaaaatcaggggtggggctggagagatggctcagcagttaagagcactgactgctcttccagaggtcctgagttcaattcccagcaaccacatggtggctcacaaccatttgtaatgaggtctggtgccctcttctgacctgcagggacacatgtatacataataaatatttttaaaaaaagaaaatcggAATTTCATGGTGCGTTTGAATCCTGTGGCCTTGgttaaggagatggctcagcagtggtcAGACGACCTGAATTCTATCCCTGGGAGCAACATGGTAACAGGAAAAACCAATAACCCAAGAGGTGTCTCTGCTCTCACATGCTGTGCCACATACAGGCCTcaccccacacaaaataaacatttttaaatgcgcCAAGGCCTGGGACATTGcttgaagttttatttattttttcattttaaacaagcTTATTTAAATAAGATGCTTGACTCTAAGGGAAAACTATCTAGGATCATTTTGTTCAAGAGTAATTTATCCCGGCCAGGCGGCAGTGAAACACaccttttttttagctgaggatcaaacacagggccttgtgcttgctaggcaagcgctctaccactgagctaaatccccaacaaggagcacacctttaatcccattattcaggaggcagagccaggtggatctctgtgagttccaggccagcctggtctacagagcaagatctaggataggcaccaaaactacacagagaaatcctgtcttgaaaaacaaaacaaaggttggggatttagctcagtggtagagtgcttgcctagcaagtgcaaggcccggggttcaatcctcagttccaaaaacaaacaaaaagacaaatttcCCTACATGTAACAGCTATGtacaaaaaagtttaaaaaaattgtccTTGGTTTTACAatgataaaaacattaaaattcttcAGTCAAACAAGGTATGCAAGGATTTTATGGTGTTAAAGTCTTTAATTACAACAATGAGAGCAAAATAACTTACTGGAATAAAAAGACAAGAGCTGAATGAGAAGGGAGATATTTTCACAGAACCAGTGTTTTCCCCCAGGCCATCTCCATCTGATGTCAGCCAAAACAACAGTGGCTATTCGGTTTAAAAACGAAAAAGAAATGGGGACAGAGAAATGAAAGACTAAAGAAACTATATTGTAGTAGTCAGGATGTGGTGGAACCAAATTGAGGCTTTCTAATTAAGAATGCATTCTTGATCTGTAACAAAATTATGGAGCAAAGTAGCAGGTTCTCTTAGTGGATACCTGTCTGCTGCTGCAACATAAATAGTATCTTTGTCCAGCTGTGCAGGTGTGTCAGAAGTCTGCTGCCCCCATGTCGCAGTAGGATGTCTCAGCCTCCTGCTATCCTAGCAACTCCCAGTAAATTTTGCTTACTGCAGTCCACTGTCCTGGAATACTTCTTTTTCCCAGTGTTTTGCCACTAAACTCCAAAAGCcagtccaaatatccagaaatgagctcaactTGGACTATACGAGGATTTCTGGCAGTTACATAAGCCAGCATTCCTAAGGAACTTGTGAAGCCAGTTTCCCTCTGCCAAAAGTAGTCCATTCCCCTCCCTCTGGCAAAAGAGACATATTGCTACTTAGGGTGTCTGTCAACTTATCAAagtgcatgctggcctccaggctccctcggTATTATGAGCACTTGTTACCCCTTTCAAAGTCCATGCCATAGCATCCTGGATCTTTTCACCTTCTCACCCTAAACTTTCAGCTCcctggcttcccttcccccagctatTCATTCTCCTTATGAGCCCACTATTCTCggtatgttctctctctgtgttctgttcctccccccacccctttttgaaactgggtttctctgtgtagccctagctgtcctcactctgtagattaggctggcctcaaactcagagattcacctctgcctcctgagtaattaaaggagtgcgccaccacagcctggcttcactgttttctctgttctctgtctcccccctcccccattctcctttctctctcaaataaccctggccatgtccagtttgttggccatgttcagtctatgTCTTTCTCtccactctggactcttccagaagcctctggctgttttctctctcacgtctacaataaaaaccttcccccatgggagctgggaagatggctaagagttaaaagcacttgttactcttcagaggacccaggtatgATTCCCACGATCCACATAAGagctcacaactccagctccagggaagacaatgtcctcttttgacctcagtgtgccctgcatgcatgtggtatatagacatacatgcaggcaatatccatacacataaaaacaaaaaacaacaaaaaccccttcaCCTTAATCATACCATGGAGCGGTCATGTCAGTTTATATAGGTAGTGCACACCTGCAAGCGCGACACTTGAGATTCTGAGGCTGGAACAAAGTTGGAAGCCACCCTAGAACACATACCACCAGACTGACTCTGTCATTTCATACAGTTTTGCTGTATCCAAAGCTGGAAAAGAGAATGCCCGAAGTTGGGAATTAGTGGTAAGATAATTGCCTGTAGCTATATATGGTAGTCTGCCCTTGGCCCAAACACGGCTTGAACCTGAACTTTCTTCTGTTGGTCAGATAAACTATCTTTATGAGCTTTAGGTCAATCTTTGCAATCATCATGGAAACGATTTTAAGCATTTTGAGTGGAACTCCAGAGGAATCTGGTGTCAGAGCCCAGTGAATAGAGGGGGAAACGAATTGGGGAGGGCACGAAATGTTCCTGCCTTCAAGAcgtctttgctttttcttctttacagCATGGAATGAAACCAGAGCCTTGAGCACTCGGGATTGGGCCAATGGCTAACCCTCATTTCTCAGATCCACAAGCAGAGGACAGTGAGCCAGAAtgtcccttttcccttccttctttcctcccgtCTGGTCCCAAAATCAGGGTCCGCGGGGACTTCACTCTCTTCGGAGCTGCCCTCCCCTTCAAGGCACCCTTGAGTTCACGCTCTAGCTAAGGGCGACTACTTCCGGCGAGCCTCGGCTCCCGGCGCCCGCACCGGTGCTCACTCCCTTCCCAGCAGCCCTCGCGCCTAGTGTTGGGTTTGGCGGACACCAGGACAGCAAGATGGCGTCGCCCGGTGAGTCGTCGGCTCTTGCCTGGCCGCGGGGTTAGAAGCCCGAGCTGGGCGCAGGGTCCAGGGCCACGGTGGGGTAAGGAGGAGCTGCGGGGACACTTGCTCTGAGGGTCTGCGTTGCCCGCCCGCCCTCCTCCGTGCCTTCTGCAGCGGACTGCGGCTGGGCACCGCAGGGCCGGTGGTGGAAGGCGGAGGCAGCCGGAGCGGCTTCGCCGGGCCTGCACATGCGCTGCCGGGATCCATTTGTTTGCCTCTCCGCTGAGGACTAAGCTGCTGCTTTTCCTCCTGCGACGCAGACGGGGGCACGGCAGCGCCTGTCCGTCCCAGAGCTGAGGTTCAAATTAAGGTTCAGAGCAGCAGTTGCCTAGGATGGGTCCTGACACATTGTATTACACACGCTTCATTTGAACACGCCTACGGAGGTGAAGTGACCTGTTCAAGGTCACAAGTCCTGAGAGCCTAGTTGGGATTCAGACCTCGGTTGGCGCCCGGGGCCTCTTGGTAAAAGGGATTAATTCGCAAAGATTTCCATGTGACAGACAAGCAAGCGTTCCTTTGACACGCGCGTGTAAATCTTAACACGCATTCATTGTACACTGTTGGAATTACatattatgtgtatgatgtgtgtgtctaGGTATGGTCAAGGGAGTGCCAGAGCCTGTGTGCAgcaggttagaggacaactttgaggatCATCCCTTCTGGGATGAAACTCCAGTAGTCAGCTAGCCATTTCAGGGTTGTCTACTcgcctcctttgagacagggtttctccgtgtagcccaggttggccctgaacttgcAGCCTCTGTTGTTAGCCTCTgtttctaagtgctaggattacaggcctacGCCTCTATGCTCAGCTTGTACCTGTATTCTCTATCTCAGGCGGCGAAGATGAGGGGTGGGGTGTCTAAAAATGGAGTGTGAAGAAGCtaggtttgttgtttggttggttggttggttggttggtttggtttttggcttttcaagactagggtttccttgtgtagtccTAGCcatcttggaactcgctctgtagaccaggttggcctcagtttcggagatctgcctgcctctgcctcccaagtgctgagaccaCCGCCCAGGGCTTTAGAAAGCTGTTTTATCTGTAAAATGTCAGGGGATTATTAGTTCACACAGGGTTTTCAGAAGAGAATGTGAAGACCATGGTGAGACTGCTCAAGAGGTTGAAGAATAATGATTCCccaagttaaggccagcctgggctatgtaagtagaccattctcaaaaaaaaaaaaaaaaaggttgaaaaagattttgaaatttggcgtccccccccccctttttttaaagacaggtccTCCCTaaatagccctagctgttctagaactcactacgtagaccaggctgtccttgaactcaaagaaatcttcctgcttctgtctcctgggtgTTGGAATCAAAGGCAGTGTACCACCATACCAGGCTTGAAGTTTTCGATCTTATTTAAGTAGATGATTAGTGTGAGGAGCCCTTTTGACAAAGGACTAAAAAGTTTAGTACACTTAGTTAGCTGGAGGTGGTAATACACAACTGTCATTCTAGCACTTAGGGAGGTGAGGCAGAGGGATggccatgagtttaaggccattcaGTACTACATAGAAATACCCTGTGTCAATCCAAAAGATAATTTAGTTCAAGAAAGATATTTGGGGGTGGGTAATAGAGTTACAGCTTTGTTGGTAAAgtgcatgcacaaagtcctgggttctacccccagcaccacataaacctgtgcttctagcatttggaaggtggCAGGATCGGGTATCCAACAATATCCATGACACACAGCAGCAAGTTTAATTCCAGCttgtaagactctgtcttaaaacaacaacaacaacaaaaaccctaaaaaacagggcatggtgacacatgagagtgtgtgtgcacacatgtgcacagaagaGCCATAAGGAAACTATAgagatcagaaaacaactttccAGGTTTTTCACTACTGTACATACTTtttttgggaggagggaggtttgaaagagggtttctctgtgtaacagtcctaactgtcctggaactagctctgtaggccaggctggccttatgcacatacttttttttttttttccagatacaAAGCAAACAGGTTTATTCTGTAGGCCAGCCCCACCATCGTGTAGGATCTGCAGGCCGAGTTCACAGGAAAAGTGAGGGACAGAGGAACTTTCCATGTTCCGAGGGCTTCAGGGCTCACGCTGACAGCTCCATCTGGGCAACCCAGGATGAGGCAGCTACCTCAACACCCTTTCCTGTGAGGACAAAGGGAGGGGGCCAGCTTGCTGGGAAAGTTTAGATCACTCTGTCTGGGGGTCACTTTTGCCTAAGCTTCTTGATAAAGGAAACCTCGTCTCGATTCCGGATACCATAATCTCTgagcttcttcctgtcctctgtgAGCTTCTCCCCAGCTGAGGTCAGATGGTACATCTGCCACACATACGACCAGCTGATGTGTTGAATGCCTCCTTCCCGCTCCTGCTTGAGCTGCAATTatgcacatacttttaatcctagttctcaggaggcaaaagcaagcagatctctgagttcaaggtcaacctgatctgcagatcaagttccaggacagtcagggctatagaTTGAGACCTTGTTTTAAGAAACAAAGATAATGAACAAAATCGCTGGCCCACAATGCAGGACTCTGTTGATGTGAGCTGGACATCTGGATTTCCTCTGGGGCATTTGAATAAGATTGGTGCACATAGCCTGACTTATTTACTGTTACTCTGGAATTGAAGTTTATGCCTCCTAAGcattgatttttggtttttcgagacagggcttctctgtgtagctttgtgcctttcctggaactcactctgtagcccaggctggccttgaactcacagagatccacctgcctctgcctcccaagtgctgggattacaggcctgcaccaccaccaccaccgcctattgatttatttatttattttttaagtgaaggAAATAACAGTTACCAGTAGCACATAAGATTTGGGAGTGGGGGTGTTGTCTAGAGCTGGaaagatatctcagtggttaagagcacttgttgctcttgcagagaacaagagtttggttcccagctcccatatggTTCATattcatctgtaactccagttccagggcatctaatgCCTTCCTCTTACCTCTTTGGATACCAGGCATGaatatggtgtacatacatgcatgcagacaaatactcaagtacatatataaaaataaatattttgtaaaagttttaaatgattttatttttactttatgtgcattgttattttgcctgcatgtgtgtctgatgatgtcagagcccctggaatggaattacagacagttgtgacctgccatgtgaatgctggctattgaacctggatcctctggaagagcagccagtgttcttaaccactgagccatctctccaactttgtaaaaatacttttttttttgagacagggtctctgtatgtagccctgtctgtcttggaactcactatgtaggctggccttgaatttacagagatctacctgcctgtctCCAGATCTTCTAGAGGACTGAGTttggtttcccagcacccacataatgtgCCTCACAaaccactgtaactccagctccgtgGGATCTGAAACATTTGTCCTCTTGGGGCACTTGTACTTACGTATGcatacctcacacacacacatagttaaaaatgaatctttaaagtaaatgaaaaaggaacacaaatgttaggaatttatttattatgtgtgcatgttctgcctgcacaccagaagagggcaccagatctcattctggatggctgtgagccaccagatgggaattgaactcaggacctctgaaagagtccccagtgctcttaacctctgagccatctctccagtgtgatttttattttttcagacagtTTTGTTTGTAGTTCACACTTTGATATCTTGATCATTGTATCcacacctcctgagagctgggattacaggtgtgtgccaccatgcttgacttAAATGTTAGCTATAAAGCTCTATGCTGCtctccattttattctttctttctttctttctttatttatttatttatttttctttctggatcaaacccagttgaggatcaaacccagggccttggcttcctaggcaagtgctctaccactgagctagatccccagccCCCCATTTTGTTCCTTTGTGTGGCCCTTAGCTCTCTTCTTTACAGTCATTCTCAGGAAGCTGCTAGACATATTGTTGGTTTataaagctgttttcttttttaatcttactTTTTAGGTGTATGGGTACTTTTGCCTTTGtgcatgtctgtacaccacatacatacctGGTGCCAGAGGTGACTGGGTTACAGACTGttaggagctgccatgtggatgctgggaattaaatccaggtcCTCCGAGTtcttgtctgctgagccatctctctagcccttggtGTGTAAAGCTTTCAAGAGTGGTTTTGATTGATAGACGTGTTCAGAAAATGCCTGGTGTGCAGCATCTGTGTACTTTGTGTGCCTGCAGTTGAAATGGTGCGTGGACGAGTGCAGTCTGTGTTGCTGAAGCAGTcgtcagtgttttgttttgtttttctttcagtgccACTGAAGGACAAGAAGCTCATGGAGGTTAAACTTGGAGAGCTGCCAAGCTGGGTAATGATGCGGAATTTCACCCCCAGTGGCATCGTGGGAGCCTTTCAGAGAGGTCAGTGTCTTAGCGTGTGAAGACAAGAGCATTGCTTTTGTCTTCCGGTCTCTTCTGCTGTGAGTTAATCTGACTGATAAAGGCCTTTCTGTCTGgagatttgttgtttttgtagagGGATCGATGATGGTGGTTAATTCCTAAATTTCTGTATTTGCATGAGCCTATCAAAGGCTGACTGT of Onychomys torridus chromosome 22, mOncTor1.1, whole genome shotgun sequence contains these proteins:
- the Znf394 gene encoding zinc finger protein 394 isoform X2, whose protein sequence is MAAGAGLCMVKVEEDSPGSQKSSGSGDWQNPETSRKQFRQLRYQEVAGPEEALSRLWELCRRWLRPELRSKEQILELLVLEQFLAILPQELQACVRDHCPESGEEAAALARTLQGALDRAPAQGFVTFKDVAESLTWEEWEQLAAARKGFCRESTEEPGSTVLPGLETRASSTDWIPKQETLKEAEPQAWTQEVSRGKVPLFTKGGDTLEDWEEKLPKDTVLLQLQSAPEEQGCTTISHLTGVSKEERVSKDNESGNSASFGLGQHSQTANRLSTDGEYGNDHKQGFHGKCHAVKPHNPAGSSLGLREDKPYKCDSCEKSFRQRSDLVKHQRAHTGEKPYQCQACGKSFSQSAALVKHQRTHTAWNETRALSTRDWANG
- the Znf394 gene encoding zinc finger protein 394 isoform X1, whose product is MAAGAGLCMVKVEEDSPGSQKSSGSGDWQNPETSRKQFRQLRYQEVAGPEEALSRLWELCRRWLRPELRSKEQILELLVLEQFLAILPQELQACVRDHCPESGEEAAALARTLQGALDRAPAQGFVTFKDVAESLTWEEWEQLAAARKGFCRESTEEPGSTVLPGLETRASSTDWIPKQETLKEAEPQAWTQEVSRGKVPLFTKGGDTLEDWEEKLPKDTVLLQLQSAPEEQGCTTISHLTGVSKEERVSKDNESGNSASFGLGQHSQTANRLSTDGEYGNDHKQGFHGKCHAVKPHNPAGSSLGLREDKPYKCDSCEKSFRQRSDLVKHQRAHTGEKPYQCQACGKSFSQSAALVKHQRTHTGEKPYACPECGECFRQSSHLSRHQRTHASEKYYKCEECGEIFHISSLPRHQRLHKGERPYKCEACQKSFKQRSDLFKHQRIHTGEKPYVCFVCGKSFSQSATLIKHQRTHTGEKPYKCLQCGERFRQSTHLVRHQRIHRTIVS